From one Butyricimonas faecihominis genomic stretch:
- a CDS encoding GNAT family N-acetyltransferase, translating to MQPVIYPVNKAKLLAELTEERFIRKTNKGGNEIYSFNAFNSPNLMKEVGRLRELTFRTAGGGTGKEVDIDPFDVDEQVPYQQLIVWDPKEQEILGGYRYILCDNLPLNQEGEPNLATTELFRFSEAFKKQYLTKMIELGRSFVQPLYQSTKMGRKSLFALDNLWDGLGALTVENPGMEYFFGKVTMYTSFNIEARDMILYFMRKYFKDTERLVEPITPLEIHIDDNKLGKILCGNNYDEDYRILSRYVREHGENIPPLVNAYMSLSPSMKSFGTAINPGFGGVEETAILIKIADVYETKKARHISTYIPRILRLRKF from the coding sequence ATGCAACCAGTCATCTATCCTGTAAACAAAGCGAAATTATTAGCAGAACTGACAGAAGAAAGATTCATTCGTAAAACCAACAAAGGGGGAAACGAGATCTATTCGTTCAATGCTTTCAACAGCCCTAACTTGATGAAAGAGGTGGGAAGATTACGGGAATTAACTTTCAGGACTGCCGGGGGGGGTACTGGAAAAGAGGTAGACATTGATCCGTTTGATGTTGACGAACAGGTTCCCTACCAGCAATTAATCGTATGGGACCCGAAAGAGCAGGAAATCCTAGGCGGGTACCGGTATATTTTATGTGACAACCTTCCTTTAAATCAAGAGGGAGAACCCAACTTGGCCACGACTGAATTATTCCGTTTCTCCGAGGCTTTCAAAAAGCAATATCTCACTAAAATGATCGAGTTGGGGCGTTCTTTCGTACAACCTTTGTACCAGTCTACAAAAATGGGACGCAAATCCCTGTTCGCCTTGGATAACTTGTGGGACGGTCTGGGCGCTCTTACCGTGGAGAATCCGGGTATGGAATACTTCTTCGGGAAAGTAACCATGTACACCAGTTTCAACATAGAGGCCCGTGACATGATCCTGTATTTCATGCGAAAGTATTTCAAAGACACGGAACGACTTGTCGAGCCGATTACTCCGTTGGAAATTCATATTGATGACAATAAACTCGGGAAAATACTCTGCGGAAATAATTATGACGAGGATTATCGAATCCTTTCTCGTTACGTCCGGGAACACGGGGAAAATATCCCCCCGCTTGTAAATGCCTACATGAGCCTGTCACCTTCCATGAAATCCTTTGGGACAGCCATAAACCCGGGCTTTGGTGGTGTGGAAGAAACAGCAATTTTGATCAAGATTGCAGATGTATACGAAACCAAGAAAGCCCGCCACATCTCGACCTATATACCTCGAATACTTCGATTAAGAAAATTCTGA
- a CDS encoding LysE family translocator, whose amino-acid sequence MNILGFLSAAILLTLMPGPDILFVITQSITRGKKAGIIFACGLCTGLIAHTAAVSLGLSLILYNSPVAFSVLKYMGAAYLIYLGVKSYIHRKENSLALPTAAGVEYKLYRKGILMNILNPKVLLFFIAFFPQFVSPATENPAGELLVLGLLFMAQAIVIFSLIALLADRLSRRLMQNARFSLIMHIIESLVYFAIGISLIFVTV is encoded by the coding sequence GTGAATATACTGGGTTTTTTAAGTGCGGCCATTTTATTGACTTTGATGCCGGGGCCGGATATTTTATTCGTGATCACGCAAAGTATTACCCGGGGAAAGAAAGCGGGAATTATTTTTGCTTGCGGGTTGTGTACGGGGTTAATTGCTCACACGGCGGCTGTGAGTCTGGGACTTTCTTTGATTTTATATAATTCTCCGGTGGCATTCAGCGTACTGAAATACATGGGGGCGGCTTACTTGATTTATTTGGGCGTGAAATCATATATCCACCGGAAGGAAAATTCGTTAGCTTTGCCGACTGCTGCCGGGGTAGAATATAAACTGTACCGGAAGGGAATTCTGATGAATATACTAAATCCGAAGGTGCTGTTGTTCTTTATTGCATTCTTTCCCCAGTTTGTAAGTCCTGCCACGGAGAATCCGGCAGGAGAGTTACTGGTGCTGGGATTGCTTTTTATGGCGCAGGCCATTGTTATATTCTCGTTGATAGCCTTGCTGGCAGACCGATTATCACGTCGGTTGATGCAAAATGCTCGATTCTCGTTGATCATGCATATCATCGAATCGTTGGTCTATTTTGCCATCGGAATCAGTCTGATTTTCGTGACTGTTTGA